TAATAATGCCGTCGAGCGTTTTGCACTCGCATTTCCGGGGAGCATAGTTCCCAACGATCCCAGTCCTGTCAGTTTTGTTTTGGACGGCGGCGCGTTTGTAAACTATACCCCGCCGTCAAGCGCTTCGAACATTACGCTTCCTACGGCGGCTCAAGCGAGCAAAAGCGGTTATGTCCTGACGGGCTGGCGCAATCAAGGCGGCACGGATTTTGCGCCCGGACAAACGGTAGTGCTTAGTTCCGCTACGATATTTACGGCGCAGTGGGCTGTTCCCATAGACCTTAATTTTGCATTGGACGGCGGCACTTTTGCAAGCGACTTTACTCCTCCGCCGTCGCAAGTTCCTGCGGGTAGCAGTATCACGCTTCCTACGGCGGAGCAAGTCAGCAAAAGCGGTTATGTCCTAACGGGCTGGCGCAATCAAGGCGGTCAGAATTTTGCACTCGGACAAACCATAACGCTTACTGCTTCCGCGACATTTACCGCGCAGTGGGACAAGATTATCGCCATTAGCCGCGTTCGCGTAAATTCTTGGGAAGCCGCCGCCGCGGGCGATAGATTTGTGCCGACCTGTTTGTTCGACGGCAATCCCGCAACATTCTGGCACGCGAGATGGAGCGGCGGTAGCGGTCATACAACAGGAGAGTCGTTTGTCGATATAGATTTGGACGGCGTACAAACAGTAAACCGAGTTGAAATTGACAGGCGTTTGGCTTCGGGGCAGAACATAAGGGCTGTGCGTATGTTTACCCATACCGAGCAAGGCAATGTATTTCCCAACGGCGAAAGAATCCCCGCCAATTTTCCCGCCAACGTTCCGCAATCTGATATTGACGCGGATTTTGCTATGACAGGCTGGACTGAACTCCAAAACCAAGACCGCGAAATCACAGGTCTTAATACAAGCAATTCCGTGGTATTGACCTTGAATAATCTCATTACGGCGCGTTATATCCGCCTTGGCATCACGAATGGTCCTGCAAGCGGCGACCCTCATTATACCCAAGTCCGCGAAATCCGCGTATTCGGCGAGAGCGGCGGAGCTACTTCTATCAGAAACAGAGAAATTCCCGACAACCGCTTCGGCATTCTTTTGGAAAACGCAATAGTTTCGGATGTGGCAAGAATTTCGGTGATAACCCCCGAGTCCGCCACGGTGAATATGGTAATATTGGATAATTTGGGTAATGTAGTATTTTCGGCGGACGGTGTAAGGGCGGGTTTGAAACCCGCCCCTACGGCAGATGGTGCAATTATTTGGAATTTGCAAAATTTCAACGGACGATACGTCGCCAACGGCACGTATTTGATTTTAGTCGAAGCAATCGGTATCAGCGGTCGAAGGTTTACATATTCGGCGCGAATTGGGGTAAACAGGTAGAAAAATTTGTTTTATATGTTTTTTTTGTAGAGACAAGGCACGCCTTGTCTCTTTTTTTTGTTTTTGATTTTTTAGATTTGAATATCAAGTATTTCCGCAAATCTTCTTGGTGAAATAATTCCCTCTTCTTGCGGAAAATCGTCAAGATTTCCTGTTATTAAATAATCGGCATTCGCAGTTTTGAATGTCTCGTAAAATTTTTTATCGGACTCGTCGCTAAAATGCACATATTGAGGAAAAGGCGATACTTTTTCGCCGTTTTTTAAGATTGCTGAGAGCAGGGTATTTACTGTAATTGGGGGTATCTTTAGTTTCTTGCGGTTTAAAACATCAATGTATTCTAAAAGCATATCGTCGCTGTAAACAACAACAATATCGCCTCTTTTGAAAACAGTATCAACAATAATTGACGGAATACTCGGAGATTTAAGAAGTGAAGAAACAAAAACATTCGTATCTATAACAAGTTTGTAATTAAGCATATATTAACTTTTCCATTTCCCTTCTCTCTTTACGCGCGGCGGCAATCTCTGCATTTATTTCTTCATCAGTCATTTTGCTTGTGCCGTTTAATTTAGCTAATTCTCTTGCGTAATTCAATGCTTTGATTACTTTTTCACCCTCTATCTCCCTTTGAGTTTTGTAAGGGTTTGTTTTTAATTTATACATATAAAAACTCCTTGTTTGGATTTCTCTTTTTTATAAAATACCATTTCGCCAAAGTAAATGCAGAGATTATTTGAAAATATTGAAAAACCGCGGCGAATTGTGCAATGTCCTAAATTCTTGATTATTTACAGAGCTGTGATACCTTGCTTCTCTTTTTGTTTTTGACAAAACGTATTTTTACCCCAAAAAAGGAGACAAAAATGCCATTCAGCCTCGTAAGCAATTACCAACCCGCGGGCGACCAGCCGAAAGCGATTGCGGAACTCAGCGACGGGATAAAAAACGGCGAAAAGCACCAAACGCTTTTGGGCGTCACAGGGTCGGGAAAAACGTTTACGATGGCGAACGTCATAAAAAACGCGAATATGCCCGTCCTAATAATCTCGCACAACAAGACCTTGGCGGCGCAGCTTTTTGAGGAATTTAAGACGTTTTTTCCCGAAAACGCCGTCGAATATTTTGTCAGTTTTTACGACTATTATCAGCCCGAAGCGTATATCCCGTCGAGCGACACATACATCGAAAAAACCGCCGATATCAACGAAGAAATCGACCGCCTTCGCCTTAAAGCAACCTCGTCTTTGCTCTCTCGAAGAGACGCAATTATTGTGTCGTCGGTCAGTTGCATTTACAATATCGGTTCGCCCGAAAATTATCGTGCAAACACCATTGATTTGACGGTCGGAATGAATTTGCCGCAAAGCGAAATCCTCACAAAACTCGTGAATATGCAATATATCCGCAACAATTTGATTTTTGAGCGCGGGACTTTCAGGGTGCGCGGCGACACCGTCGATATTTACCCTGCCTACGAAGAACAGGGGCTTCGACTTTCGTTTTTCGGCGAC
The Chitinivibrionia bacterium genome window above contains:
- a CDS encoding putative toxin-antitoxin system toxin component, PIN family — its product is MLNYKLVIDTNVFVSSLLKSPSIPSIIVDTVFKRGDIVVVYSDDMLLEYIDVLNRKKLKIPPITVNTLLSAILKNGEKVSPFPQYVHFSDESDKKFYETFKTANADYLITGNLDDFPQEEGIISPRRFAEILDIQI